The following DNA comes from Thunnus thynnus chromosome 3, fThuThy2.1, whole genome shotgun sequence.
TGCAGTTATCATGGGTTGTTTTTAACTCTGGAagcagtgcaaaaaaaaaaaaagtcgcaGTCGCAGACATGTAGTTAAGATAGCTAGCCGCCCTGAATACTGAACCATCATGTTATGATCTAGGTCAACTTCAGGCAAACCGGTGAAAGGTAGGTTAAGGCTTTCATTGCTGACGGGTACGATGCTTTTTGCGCTTGTTGTTGGAAGCTAACCTTAGTTACGCAAGGTTTGCCAGTAACCACCGTTACCCAGCTAGCCAGTGATTCATCGTAGCAAACTATCATAACCTACACATATAAGTTAACGTTACACACATTGAAATTATTATAACATTACACTATACGTCATTTCCAAcatgtctatgtgtgttttcctgttacAATACAACAGGGCTGCTAGTTACAGTTATAGCTGGCCATGATAGCATTgaataatatatgtatttattgtccCTTTTAAgctgtgttgtgtatttttgttgttattgtcatgTAACGTGCGTGTGACTGACTGTTTCCAGGTGCCTCTCCCGTCACGGTGCTCCCCAGCCGGTGTCTCTGCTGCCATGGAGGTGGGCAGCCTCCCCGTGGAGCTGTGGAGGGTTATCTTGGCCTATCTTCCTCTCCCTGACCTGGGCCGCTGCTGCCAGGTGTGCCGTGCCTGGCGGGAGCTCATCCTCTCCCTGGATAACACCCGCTGGAGACAACTCTGCCTGGGCTGCCCCGAGTGCAGACATCCCAACTGGCCCAGTCAGCCCCATCTGGAGCCCCCATCCTGGAGGGAGGCCCTGAAGCAGCACGCCATGGCCACCCGCACCTGGACTCAAAATGGGCCAGAGCTCCAGTCCTCTGCATGCCTCCTCCTTTTCCGTCGCCGGAAAGACCGCAGGGTTTGGCACGTGGGACCTGGGTGTGAGTTTGAGACCCTGCGCGGAGCTCTTGGGGTGGTGGGGCCGTACGACCGTGTGGTTCTCCATCCAGGGGTGTATGAGGAGCAGGCTGAAGTGGCGCTAAAGGTGCCCGTGGAGCTCGTTGGGCTGGGAAGACTGGGCGAGGTGGCCCTTCTGGTATGTATGGAGCAGCAGTGCCCCACTGCCAGGCTGTGCAATCTGGTGTTCATGCCACCCTGGTTCTCCACGGTGGTCTACAAGGTGAAGTTACAGCTTGTCCAGATGGTTTCCTTATACAGTCATGTCTCTTATCTTAATGGAATTATATAACCTAATTTGTTTACTCTTGTGTGTTCTGATATGCTTActaaatatttatctttttgatATCTGACTCATATTACCGTTCTCACCTTGCTTTGCTCTAGACATCATGGGGTCATGTCCAACTAGATAACTGCAACTTTGAGGGGGCTCAACTGCAAATCCGTGGCCCCGGAACTTGCCAGGCTCGCTTCTGCTCCTTCTCACAGGGCAGTTCTGCTCATTTGCTGGGTGTTGTCCTCAGTCTATTGGACAGCTGTGACTTCTCAGGAAGCGATACAGCATCTGTGACAGTAGAAGGTCCTCCAGTGGCAGAGAGGAACTGGGCTTGTAAACATTTGGCTGGCCTGGCCAGGACGTTCCCAACATGTGGTTTATTTGGGCATAATAATAGCCCTCCCAGAGGCCTCCAGGCCCACTCAACCAGTGGGCCACCTGGTGTTAAAAAGGAGCATATTAGTATAGAGGACTGGCAGAGAAGAAACGGCGTGGAAGCAGTGTGTCAGGGCACAGTGATCGAAGATGGCTGGAGTGATGGTGAGcgcagtgagagagaggaggagaaccGAGAGGGAGAACGAACCAACACCAAAAACCCATTTACACTGGATTACAAAATCCCGTGTGACCATCATGGCTTATCCCACTTGCTCAAGCCGCAGCCAGATGGCTCTGTGCCATCGGCCTCTTCCTCAGATCCCCCGTCTGTGACCCCTGAACCCCTAACCCTTCAGCAGGAACTAGACAGGGACCCAGACGCACAGATATTGGCAGCATCCACTCTTGGCTGTATTGTCAGACGCTGCCTCTTCAGGGAAGGGAAGGGTGGTGTGCACTTGTCCAATTATGGACACGCACGACTGGAGGGAAATGTTTTCCGTGGGCTGAATTATGCTGTTCGCTGCATCCAGAACTCCACAGTAAATAAGattataataactttgtttCAGACTTGTGGAATGTCAATTCAATGTAACCTAACACATTTAAATTCCTTATGTTCAGTGACTTTTAGGCTGCATAACTTTTTAACTTATGTATTAAGTTATGGAAGTAGCCCAGATCATAAGTAATTAAGCAGCAGTTTCTTATTTAATCTGTTACTTGagctctctctctatctcaccaTCTTCAGATAGTGATGCTGAGAAATGAGGTGTGTGAGTGCCGTGCGTCAGGCGTGTTCCTGCGTCTCTCGGCTCAGGGCCTCATTGCAGAAAACAACATCCACTCGAATGGGGAAGCAGGGCTGGACATCCGAAAAGGGGCAAACCCCATCATTGTGGTAACTCCTGTTTATAAAAATACAGCTAATTTCCAAGTTTTATTATTACCAAAACACACCTTCTACTTTCCtgaatataaagacattttactACAAATTATTTGTCTTAAATAGCTGTACAAGAACATTGCCTACGTAAAATTCAgtgtaaaattattaaaatcaaactAGTGTAGTAAACTTgtttaaacaataaacaagacTTTGAAAGGGCATTTGTTGCCAACTTTTAGTACTTTAGTGCTCAATTTGATGTGGGATTCtgttagggctgcaactaacagttattctCAGTCACTTTTAGgcttaattgattaatagtttgTTCTAAAAAGTATTcacattgcttgttttgttctaccaacagtccaaaaccaaaagatattcaatttaaaattatacaaaacaatgaaaatctGCAAATTtatgaaaagctgaaaatagcAGACATTTAGCATTTTACTACTAAATTGCTGATGGTATTGCTAATAGTTCCAGCCCTAGATTCTGTTGAGGTTTAATTTCCCTTTACACCTAATTGGTAATTTAAGAGCCTGTAGACAGTCAGGGATTCATTGTATAAGAAGAGGAAGCTGTTTTGTgtaaacaatcaatcaatcaatcaatcaatcaatcaatcaatcaatctttatttatatagcgccatatcacaacagaagtcatctcaaggcacttttcacatagagcaggtcaagaccgtactctttaatttacagagacccaacaattcctccatgagcaagcacttggcgacagcggtgaggaaaaactcccctttaacgggtagaaacctcaagcagaccccggctcttggtgggcggccatctgctttgaccggttgggttgagagagagaaagagagagggaaagggggaggggggacagaagaaaaacaaacacaacaacaaacaaacaaagagatgTCTATAATAAACTGGATGTATTCTTGGTGTAGAGGTTCATGAAACCTCACAAACGATATAAACTTAAGTCACAACAGTAGGTGTAGCCTACAGTATGTATTTCCAAATGTGTGGAAAGTGCTCTTAGTTTGCTCATCTTTTGTACTCAgtttttacactctgattctaTCTTTTCTTCTACAGTGTAACAAAATACACAGTGGTTTGCGTTCTGGTGTTGTTGTCCTTGGCAATGGAAAAGGTTCAATTCGGAGTAACCAGATTTACAACAATAAGGAAGCAGGCGTGTATATTCTCTTCAGTGGAAATCCAGTGGTCAGGTGGGTGGGACCCCAGAACGTACTTGACCAGGAAtgtgttttcacagcttttcCCATCACTTGGGTATTATCCATTGTgtgaagtcatttttcaaaagatttgtgcttagctttcttgttctctctgcgtcaaatcaaatcaaaacactCATGTCTATTATTCAAGGAAAGATATAGATGCGAGTCTACCACTCTTCTAAACATGTGAGAGTTATTGTTCAGCACAGTTAAGAGGAAATAGTTTCCCACGAATCAGGTCTGGTGCTTATTAGGATTGACCACTATATTTATGAGGGTGCTGGCAATCTGAGCCACTTGAATTGTAGGAAATGAATTTAGTACAGTTTTTTCAAATTCCCACGCAACTGATAAAATCCTCTTTTTCCAAATGAAACATTTGTGTTGTATGGCTTGATAACCTATTTAGTAAAAGTCTGGTACGAGCTGTGTTATGTAATGTTGTAAGATAAACAAGCAAGGCTTATGTTTCTGCATTCTCTGTAGAAGAGATAAAAACCAACCACCCAACTAGAACCCAGAGTTGATATGAAGAACTGCTTATTAATTAGCTCTGTGTCATCACCACTGATTTTTGTGAAACTACATAAAATCTGTGTTTATTCAATATTTGCTCCCTTCCTGCTCATTTTATCCTTTAACTTTCTCTCTCATAGTGGAAATCACATCTTTCAAGGCCAGGCAGCAGGGATTGCTATTAATGAGAATGGCAGAGGGATGATAACAGGTGTGTTAAGTCCCAAAGTGTGTGGGTTCTTCATTTATCTGTCACAAACTTTGATTttgttacaaataaataaataaatatattgtaattCCAGAGAATGTGATCAAAGAGAACCAGTGGGGGGGTGTGGACATTCGCAGAGGAGGTGACCCCATTCTGAGGAACAACTACATTTGTCATGGCTACTCAGATGGTGTGGTGGTGGGAGAGAGAGGCCGTGGACTTATTGAGGGAAATCATGTCTACTGTAAGTTGTTTCAGCCTGATAATGATGGAATCCTGAATTTATCTTGGCATAACAGATGTATGACTTATCCAAAAGGCTCTAGAAAGTCTCCCACATGCACAGATGTTTGATTTCTTGTCTTCCTCTAGGTAACAAAGGCTGTGGTGTGTGGGTTATGTCGTCCAGTCTTCCGCAGCTCTTAGGAAACTATATCACCCATAACTGTATGTATGGACTGGCAGTGTTCTGCAGGAAGGATCCAGAGAACATCGAGGCCAGGGAGGGAAACTGGCCAGGGCAGGAAGGGATTGGTGGAGAAGCAGGAAGAGGGGAAAGGAGGGGAGTAGAGGGAGAAGACAGAGAAGGGCAGGAGAACTTGAACGAGGAGGGGGAATTGTTTGCATGGGAGAGCGATCTGGACAGCGAGGATGAGCGCCACTCTGCCCGTCGCTCCATCAGCGTGGCCCTGGTAGAAAGCAACTGCATGAGCTACAACGGAGGTAATAAATGCACCCGCTGGGTCAAATACAAATAGTCACTCGCTCCTCATCTCTAAATGCTCTCTCAATCTTTCTGTCTTCATTCCTGTAGCGGTCGGCCTGTATGTGAAGAGCAGCGAGCCGCTCAATGTTTTCGCTAACCTCGTGAACAGTAACCGGGGAACCGGCATTGGTGTGCTGCAGAGCAGTCAGCTGACCCGTCTGGTTACAAACTGCGTTCTTGAAAATGGTCGAGGTGGTGTTACGGTGGAGAGAGACTGCAGGGTGGAGCTTCGTGGTAATGGCATATATGAAAACTGTGGCCACGGTGTGAGTTTCAATGGTAACGGGCAGATTGTGGAGAATGATGTGGTTGGAAACCGTGGATATGGGATCCAGGTCTCTGGCAGTGCTGATATCAAGGTGAGATGGAGAGAGGCATTAATACAGTAACTCTTGTCTCTAAAAATACTAACACCACTATTCACTGAACAAATCATTCTTATCTTCAGGTACTGCGCAACCGTGTCCAACCAGCACAGGGTTGTGGCATCGCCGTGCTGGGGCCAGTAAAAGGTGCTGTCCATGACAATCTGTTATTCCAGGGCCACcctggaaacaaaaaaacacttctacATATGGATCCTGGCAATGAAAGCTGTGTGTTGCGCAACAACAGTATTCTAAGACATAACAGGTAACTAGGCAACCAAAAGAAAGTGCTAGAGATTTAAAGACCATCAGTGGCTTCGCTGTCTgctctttctgcctctttttcaGCTTATCATTTGCACTGCTCCTGATTTTTgtattaaattttttttatgaaaaataattttactcactgtttcttttatctctttGCATTTTATAGCTGTACATCTGCTCCCCCCTGGGTTTTAGAAAACCCTCCCCCTCGTCCACTGGCCAGCTCCCCTTCTGGACTCTCCTCATCCCAATATCCTTCCCGACTTGGAATTTCTATGACAACAAGAATCAGCGCCACTGTGGAGAGTGGTTGCCACAGTGGAAGCATGTTCTGCTCCATTCTGTGAAAAACAGCgagcacttaaaaaaaaaaaaaaaacaatatgaatgACTTTGCCAAGAGGTCAGCATCTTGTCACATTTGGTCTGATGCATACTGGACTCCTCTGCACTCTGACCCCAAAGACGATCTTCCATGATGCCCTCCCATTCGGGTGGAGTCCGAGAAGAAAGAAGCTGCACCGATTATAACCACTAAAGAGGCCATCCACCttcttttatattattatgGCACATTTTGTAAATCTgaaatcagacttttttttttaaatgttaccaTGAAATGCCAGTGCACTCATCAAATTTGGACTAATGACTTGGAGCTGGAATTACAAGACATTCAAGCATTGTCATCATCACCCAACCATTTACACACTAAAGCTTTAACTCAATGTTCTCTTTTACTTGCAGACTTCATATTCATGTATATAATTAGCTGTAGCCTAAACTTCCTCCATTTTGTTACTGCGCTTCAGAGACTTGCTGGTTAGGAAGTGCACATTTATAAATCCTAGCAGGAGTCAAAGCAGCTTCAACCATGTTACAAAGTCAAGCTGTGCCTTGATTGACTTTTTTAAATCAATCGATGATTGTAGCTAGAGAAGGAGTTGTCATAATGTGAGGtgtatatgcaaaaaaaaaaaaaaaagaacaaagccAAACTAGCTTCTGCCTCTTGCACAGAGCTGTTCTGTTACCTGGTGAGTCTGTGTTCTTGAATCACATCCTCatactatttttaaaaagcaatgcAGTCCAGCTTTCTTTGACTTCTTGCATGAAATTCAATGAGGGAAGACAACATATCATTCCAGATAGTATCAGCACCCTGCGCAGTGacacataaccacacacactcaccagaTAATAGTCAGTTATAGAAGGAAAAAGATGTTCAGTGTGCAATATGTGATGTCAACAGATGTGCCTATACGTTTTAACTGTCTAAGCTAGATGTTTTCTAGAACTTGTTTACAGTGCATTACTCAGCTTCTTTGTATCTTGCACATCGAGCACTAAGTAACAACATCATGTATAATTCAAAGgtcatcatttatttgtttaccaAATGCATTAATAAACAGTTCTCGTTTTTGTggcatttcctttttttttttttttttttttttttacagtcctCTCTTTATCCAATTCTTTTCCTCTCGCGGTCTTCAGTGCATTTTCTTGCGTTTCCTTCTCTCCATGAACTGATCGTATTTGACCAGAGGTAGAACAAGCGAGGCATGTCTGTGTTCATCTCGCAGTTCGGCGTCATCAGCCTTCCCTCGGGCTGACTTACTTAGGGTCAGTCCCATCGATTTTGCAACTTCAATTATCCTGTAGGAGGACATATTCATCAGTTACTGTATCCCGGCAGAGTTCTTCTATTGCAACTCATATTGACTGTTGTATGTGGTGGGATAATCATGAGTGCATAAGTGTAAAATACAGCAACACAACAATACACATACTTAAGTTTCCATATAAGAATatgtttccatattttttttttcttacctagCCTCAGTGATTCCCAGGTCACGGTGCAGTAATGTGAGGTCAGCAGACATGTGACCCATATGCAGCAGCAGAGCCAGGCAGTACGCCGCTAATTTGGCACGCATTGATGCCGACAACATGTTCTGGACCCTAAAAGGTGTAATAaggtcaatcaatcaatcaatttttatttatatagcgccatatcacaacaaaagtcatctcaaggcacttttcacatagcacaggtcaagaccgtactctttatgcatgtgtgtttgtatgcaagACTGAATAACCAAATCAATAATCTGTAGGACAACAAATATATCAATTACACCCATTTCCTGACCTGAATTGAGGGTGTAAGAACAGATGTATGCTGTatagattgtaaagccccttgaGGCAAAATTGTGATTTCGGGTGAAATAAAACTGACCTGCTGCAGGTGATCagcaaatataaaatttaaattgtttaaatgactaaatcaaATAGTGGTTATAAAATAAAGCATCAAAAtgtgaccccccccccacaaacattttatttcagcaaATATTCAATATGTGCAAAAGCTCACAGCTCTATCGCCGTCATACCTGCCGTTGTTGAAAGTCTCcactgtgaatgttttgaaTAGTTTGCTCTGAATGATGCGAGGACAGCCTTCCTCCTGACCAACtgtacatataaacataaatcaCTATTAGAGTTGGCCCCAAAGGAGACACATATTtgacacacacaatgaaaataaagtagAGATTACTCACACTTGCGGGTGATGCTCCTCTGCCGCGCCAGTTGGAGGAGCAGAGAAAGGTAAAAGGCACAGCAGGCCATTTTCTCTCTGGGTGCTCCTACACTTGGCATATTTTCCAGGTGCTTCACCACAGACAGGCAcctcaaagaaaaagaaagtacaCACAAAAATTATGAATGCAAGCAAGCGACATGCAGCTTAATAAAATGTCTTAGCGACTGTGAGCCCTCTGTCACCCTACCCGCCGTCGTCTTTCATTTTCTGCAGCTCTTCAGGGGTGAGTGCTGCCATCTTGGAACCAGCCTGCTCCAAAGCCCCAAACTCCACTGGACTCAGGACTGTGGATATTGAtaaggaacaaaaaaacaaacacagttgtAGCTTTAAACACACCTATAATATCTACTTTATGACTCTGTCTTGGTTGGCTTGCTTACAGAGAGGAGGTCAACTCTTTTATTTAATGGTGCAAAGCTGTAAAACAAAGGAGCTGATTAATGACTTTGGGACGCAAAGGGAGGATTTTAATAACGTTTTTACTTATGGTCAAGAGGTGGAGATTTCCCATTCTTCTAAAAATATTGTGGTGTGCATTTGGATGAGAAACTAAACTAGAAGGAAATTACTAAAGGCTCAGTGTCACTCTAGGGGAATGTCACTGGGAAGAACAAGATGATGATAAATGAGCTGATCTAAAAAGGAGACCTTATCATTGGCTCACCTCCAGAGATTATTCTCGAAAACAGAGCAAGATAAAAGTTTCATTCTAAAATATGAAGAACACTCACTAGATAGTGTTTTTACTGGATTCAACAGTTCTTTTAGTGCACAGCCACTCATGCCCCAATGCTCAACGGAAAAATTGAGAGATTAAAGCTTGTCAATGACATGCTAGAGTATTAAGTGGTCTTTATGATCATTTACTACTGTTGGCTGTTAGGTCTtttgtattctttattttctctgtgttaGCACTGTAAGAGTTTTTTATTGACTTGTGTTAATTACTTATCCATGTGGCCAGTGCTGTCTTTCAGACTGTTTTATTCTGGCTTTGTTATAATGATTTTTCCTGTCGTATGTGTTGGCATGTGGTGACTATTGTAGTTTCCCCTttagggatcaataaagtatatcTAGTccaatctaatctaatctaatctaatccaCTGTGCCACAATCTACAATTCCAATTCTTGCATTCTCTcactggaaaacaca
Coding sequences within:
- the fbxo10 gene encoding F-box only protein 10, encoding MEVGSLPVELWRVILAYLPLPDLGRCCQVCRAWRELILSLDNTRWRQLCLGCPECRHPNWPSQPHLEPPSWREALKQHAMATRTWTQNGPELQSSACLLLFRRRKDRRVWHVGPGCEFETLRGALGVVGPYDRVVLHPGVYEEQAEVALKVPVELVGLGRLGEVALLVCMEQQCPTARLCNLVFMPPWFSTVVYKTSWGHVQLDNCNFEGAQLQIRGPGTCQARFCSFSQGSSAHLLGVVLSLLDSCDFSGSDTASVTVEGPPVAERNWACKHLAGLARTFPTCGLFGHNNSPPRGLQAHSTSGPPGVKKEHISIEDWQRRNGVEAVCQGTVIEDGWSDGERSEREEENREGERTNTKNPFTLDYKIPCDHHGLSHLLKPQPDGSVPSASSSDPPSVTPEPLTLQQELDRDPDAQILAASTLGCIVRRCLFREGKGGVHLSNYGHARLEGNVFRGLNYAVRCIQNSTIVMLRNEVCECRASGVFLRLSAQGLIAENNIHSNGEAGLDIRKGANPIIVCNKIHSGLRSGVVVLGNGKGSIRSNQIYNNKEAGVYILFSGNPVVSGNHIFQGQAAGIAINENGRGMITENVIKENQWGGVDIRRGGDPILRNNYICHGYSDGVVVGERGRGLIEGNHVYCNKGCGVWVMSSSLPQLLGNYITHNCMYGLAVFCRKDPENIEAREGNWPGQEGIGGEAGRGERRGVEGEDREGQENLNEEGELFAWESDLDSEDERHSARRSISVALVESNCMSYNGAVGLYVKSSEPLNVFANLVNSNRGTGIGVLQSSQLTRLVTNCVLENGRGGVTVERDCRVELRGNGIYENCGHGVSFNGNGQIVENDVVGNRGYGIQVSGSADIKVLRNRVQPAQGCGIAVLGPVKGAVHDNLLFQGHPGNKKTLLHMDPGNESCVLRNNSILRHNSCTSAPPWVLENPPPRPLASSPSGLSSSQYPSRLGISMTTRISATVESGCHSGSMFCSIL